The following coding sequences lie in one Fusarium poae strain DAOMC 252244 chromosome 1, whole genome shotgun sequence genomic window:
- the ATG10 gene encoding E2-like conjugating enzyme atg10 (TransMembrane:1 (o212-229i)~BUSCO:47646at5125), translating into MSIENFPSLNSEEFTEACHHLDRQYCQASLGPERAQWKLRLCNALCTDFSYGGGFTTYIQIRRPLEFDLDHRDLSLDLDGFSFSDEKSHHVSIVEDKDMIDAEEADEAALIRQRARPEIAMVEYEIHLHPTYRVPCLWFTLRNLPADEPAFDVDTVFRRLVPDEYKAGLRALGNVGGISADHHPITGVPSFFVHPCLLGDAISKFECDRTNYLMIWLGLVGGCVGLWVPKEMAMQ; encoded by the exons ATGAGCATAGAGAATTTCCCCTCCCTCAACTCTGAAGAGTTCACAGAAGCATGCCATCATCTCGACAGGCAATATTGTCAGGCCTCACTAGGCCCCGAGCGAGCACAATGGAAACTCAGACTTTGCAACGCACTTTGCACCGATTTTTCCTATGGTGGAGGTTTCACGACATATATTCAAATAAGACGTCCTCTCGAATTTGACTTGGATCACAGAGATCTCTCACTAGACTTGGATGGGTTTTCCTTCTCAGACGAAAAGAGCCATCATGTATCAATAGTGGAGGATAAGGATATGATAGATGCTGAAGAAGCTGACGAG GCTGCTCTTATAAGACAGCGAGCTCGTCCAGAGATTGCCATGGTGGAATACGAAATTCATCTTCACCCTACATATCGTGTGCCTTGCCTGTGGTTCACTCTACGCAACCTACCCGCTGATGAGCCCGCGTTTGACGTTGACACCGTCTTTCGCCGTCTTGTACCTGATGAGTACAAGGCTGGTCTTCGGGCACTCGGCAACGTAGGTGGGATATCGGCCGAT CATCACCCTATTACGGGCGTCCCATCCTTTTTTGTCCACCCATGCTTGCTAGGAGACGCCATCTCCAAATTCGAGTGCGACAGGACGAACTATCTCATGATATGGCTCGGGCTTGTTGGGGGCTGTGTGGGCCTGTGGGTGCCCAAAGAGATGGCAATGCAGTAA
- a CDS encoding hypothetical protein (BUSCO:55299at5125): MSSDQQIIFTKNAPAALGPYSQAIKTPHMIYCSGQIPLTPEGELVQGITEQTRQACKNVQAVVEEAGSSLSKVVKTTVFISDMSYFAEINTEYEKWFSHKPARSCVAVKTLPKNVDVEVEVIALP, encoded by the exons ATGTCTTCCGATCAACAGATTATCTTCACCAAGAACGCCCCCGCGG CGCTTGGCCCCTAC TCTCAAGCCATCAAGACCCCCCACATGATCTACTGCTCTGGTCAGATCCCTCTCACTCCTGAGGGCGAGCTTGTTCAGGGTATCACTGAGCAGACCCGTCAGGCTTGCAAGAACGTCCAGGCTGTCGTCGAGGAGGCCGGTTCATCCCTTTCCAAGGTCGTCAAGACCACTGTCTTCATTTCTGACATGTCATACTTTGCT GAGATCAACACAGAGTACGAAAAATGGTTCTCTCACAAGCCAGCCCGTAGCTGTGTTGCTGTCAAGACTCTCCCCAAGAACGTCgatgttgaggttgaggtcATCGCTCTTCCTTAA
- a CDS encoding hypothetical protein (TransMembrane:1 (i61-76o)~BUSCO:7081at5125~CAZy:GH47) codes for MAFSMPRTAPDFNSRQRELEDRVWGSGQRSNKSDRLPMYKDKPYASPYDDEERPWWKRKKVLGIITLVFALIYWFGSSSKTPKKRTVTTDWSFAGLSKHDKKVDWDHRRDRVVEAFELSWDAYRRHAWGFDEFHPISKTGENMAPNGLGWIIIDSLDTMILMNLTSRLQDARQWISESLTWDQDQDVNTFETTIRMMGGLLSAHYLSTEFPGLAPLAEDDEGTIGEDLYLEKAKDLADRLMSAFESPSGIPYASVNLQKFQGIESHADNGASSTAEATTLQLEFKYLAKLTGEKDFWDRAEKVMKVVDDQGAQDGLVPIFIYASTGKFKDENIRLGSRGDSYYEYLIKQYLQTNKKEPIYRDMWFEALEGVRKHLITYTSKEKFTIIGERPNGLSNSLSPKMDHLVCFMPGTMALAATEGLTEAEARKLPTWSKKNEEDMKLARELTETCWGMYKYMATGLAAEITYFEIDSEPPAYGNPRQGPANFDPSPEAEWRKDFTVKSGDVHNLQRPETVESLFYMWRITNDNRYREWGWEMFKSFMNHTAVRNGGGFTSLRNANVVPPKVRDNMESFWLAETLKYFYLLFSPSDLLPLDKVVINTEGHPLPRFDMGQLFTTGWQRQPRDTSGKIVAKIVKINGDEKEAVMQDTKKVA; via the exons ATGGCCTTCTCTATGCCCCGAACCGCTCCGGACTTCAATAGTCGTCAACGAGAGCTCGAAGACAGAGTCTGGGGTTCTGGACAGAGATCCAACAAATCAGATCGATTACCAATGTATAAAGACAAACCCTACGCGTCGCCGTACGACGACGAGGAACGGCCATGGTGGAAACGTAAGAAGGTGCTGGGTATCATTACCCTCGTCTTCGCGTTGATATACTGGTTCGGATCCTCCTCCAAGACACCCAAAAAGAGAACCGTAACGACCGACTGGAGCTTCGCAGGCTTGTCCAAACATGATAAGAAAGTGGATTGGGATCACAGGAGAGACCGTGTGGTAGAAGCATTCGAACTGAGCTGGGATGCTTACAGGCGTCATGCTTGGG GATTCGACGAATTTCACCCTATAAGCAAGACGGGCGAGAACATGGCACCAAACGGGCTCGGCTGGATCATCATTGACTCACTGGATACCATGATCTTGATGAACCTGACATCCCGCCTTCAAGACGCTCGCCAATGGATCTCAGAGTCTTTGACATgggatcaagatcaagatgtGAACACTTTTGAAACTACTATTCGCATGATGGGTGGCCTTCTCAGTGCACACTACCTATCCACCGAGTTTCCAGGTCTTGCACCGCTGGCGGAGGACGACGAGGGGACCATTGGGGAGGACTTGTATCTggagaaagccaaggatcTGGCTGATCGTCTCATGAGTGCTTTCGAATCCCCCTCTGGCATCCCCTATGCAAGCGTCAATCTTCAAAAGTTCCAGGGTATCGAATCGCACGCCGATAACGGGGCGTCGTCGACCGCCGAAGCTACAACCCTGCAACTTGAGTTCAAGTACCTTGCAAAACTCACAGGAGAGAAGGACTTTTGGGATCGAGCTGAGAAGGTCATGAAAGTTGTTGATGACCAAGGGGCCCAAGATGGCCTAGTTCCCATCTTTATATATGCGAGCACCGGAAAGTTCAAGGACGAGAACATCCGTCTCGGAAGCCGCGGCGACTCATACTACGAATATCTCATTAAGCAGTATCTTCAAACGAACAAAAAAGAACCTATTTATCGAGATATGTGGTTCGAAGCTCTCGAGGGTGTCCGTAAGCACCTCATCACCTACACATCAAAAGAAAAGTTCACCATTATCGGAGAGCGACCTAATGGGTTGAGCAACTCCCTCAGCCCCAAGATGGATCATCTTGTGTGCTTCATGCCCGGAACGATGGCGTTAGCGGCCACAGAGGGCCTCACGGAGGCTGAGGCACGCAAGCTCCCTACGTGGTCAAAGAAGAACGAGGAAGACATGAAACTGGCGCGCGAGTTGACAGAGACATGTTGGGGCATGTACAAATACATGGCAACGGGTTTGGCAGCCGAAATCACCTATTTCGAAATTGACAGTGAACCACCGGCTTATGGCAACCCTCGCCAGGGGCCAGCCAACTTCGATCCAAGCCCAGAGGCGGAATGGCGTAAGGACTTCACTGTCAAGTCTGGCGATGTCCACAATCTCCAACGACCAGAGACAGTTGAAAGTCTGTTCTACATGTGGAGAATTACCAACGATAACCGATATCGCGAATGGGGTTGGGAAATGTTCAAATCCTTTATGAACCACACAGCTGTGAGGAACGGAGGAGGCTTTACGAGCTTGCGCAACGCCAATGTCGTGCCACCCAAGGTGCGCGACAACATGGAAAGCTTTTGGCTG GCCGAAACGCTCAAGTACTTCTACCTCTTGTTCTCGCCCTCGGATCTACTACCTCTGGATAAGGTTGTTATCAACACTGAAGGACACCCGCTGCCTCGGTTTGATATGGGACAGCTGTTTACCACTGGATGGCAAAGACAGCCAAGGGATACCAGTGGTAAGATTGTTGCCAAGATCGTCAAAATTAATGGTGATGAGAAGGAAGCAGTCATGCAGGATACCAAAAAGGTAGCTTAG
- a CDS encoding hypothetical protein (BUSCO:28472at5125) — protein sequence MGAPEVHHLFHNPIADHSFSADQSVLAVARDTSVELYGKVGSAFKLKDSLKGHDKTVTGVDIAPNSGRIVTCSQDRNAIVWEPSPEGYKPTLVLLRISRAATFVRWSPSENKFAVGSGDRVIAVCYFEEENDWWVSKHLKKPIRSTITSVAWHPNSVLLAAGSTDAHARVFSAFIKGMDARPPPGVWGERLPFNTVCGEYLNNSAGWVHSVSFSPSGDSLAFAAHDSSITVVYPSGPEQPPRAVVTVSTSQLPFKSLIWTSEDEIIAAGYDCEAFRFKGGEGGWQLAGPIEQKGRPGLGEHREESALNMFRQMDLKGKAKDDTQLQTTHQNTISTVRPFESSGDRVIKFSTSGVDGRIVLWSA from the exons ATGGGTGCCCCCGAAGTTCACCACCTCTTCCACAACCCCATCGCCGACCACTCCTTCTCGGCTGATCAGTCTGTTCTTGCTGTCGCTCGGGACACTTCTGTCGAGCTCTATGGCAAGGTTGGCAGCGCTTTCAAGCTGAAGGATTCGCTCAAGGGCCACGACAAGACAGTCACTGGTGTTGATATTGCCCCTAACAGCGGGCGTATTGTTACATGCTCTCAGG ACCGTAATGCTATTGTTTGGGAACCTTCCCCTGAAGGTTACAAGCCAACTCTCGTCCTTCTTCGAATCAGCCGAGCCGCCACTTTCGTGCGCTGGTCTCCCTCCGAGAACAAGTTTGCCGTCGGATCCGGTGACAGGGTCATTGCTGTCTGCTACTTCGAGGAGGAGAATGACTGGTGGGTTTCCAAGCATCTGAAGAAGCCTATCCGCAGCACCATCACCAGTGTTGCCTGGCACCCCAACTCAGTCCTTCTGGCTGCTGGATCTACCGATGCTCATGCACGAGTCTTCTCCGCCTTCATCAAGGGTATGGACGCTCGTCCTCCCCCTGGAGTTTGGGGCGAGCGTCTCCCATTCAACACTGTTTGCGGAGAGTATCTGAACAACTCTGCTGGATGGGTGCACTCGGTTTCTTTCTCTCCCAGCGGAGATAGTCTTGCCTTTGCAGCTCATGACAGCAGCATCACTGTTGTTTACCCCTCTGGCCCCGAGCAACCCCCCCGTGCTGTTGTCACCGTCTCTACCTCACAGCTTCCTTTCAAGAGCCTGATCTGGACCAGTGAAGATGAGATCATCGCTGCTGGTTACGATTGCGAGGCATTCCGCTTCAAGGGTGGCGAGGGCGGCTGGCAGTTGGCTGGTCCTATCGAGCAAAAGGGCCGCCCCGGTCTGGGCGAGCACCGTGAGGAGTCTGCTCTGAACATGTTCAGGCAGATGGATCTCAAGGGTAAGGCCAAGGATGACACTCAACTTCAAACCACCCACCAAAACACCATCAGCACCGTTAGGCCTTTTGAGTCTTCTGGTGACCGAGTCATCAAGTTCAGCA CAAGCGGTGTCGATGGCAGGATTGTTCTGTGGAGTGCTTAA
- a CDS encoding hypothetical protein (TransMembrane:1 (o47-65i)~BUSCO:53264at5125) has protein sequence MAATATAPRGLQPNSSLPAKVQPIPPNQTLYVTNLPSSKIQKDDLRTALYLLFSTYGAVLDVVALKTMKMRGQAHVTFRDVQSATQAMRSLEGQSFLGRDLKIQYAKSKSNFVAKLDGTFKIPSMNAGATNVEQTELQQSIFNAPPPGTAHAPGSSLPPKPTANNDQVMEDAGTPGDRGQKRTRDEEDSDSDVAMEEDSDDD, from the exons ATGGCCGCTACAGCCACCGCACCTCGTGGGCTTCAACCAAACTCATCCTTGCCGGCCAAGGTGCAGCCTATTCCACCTAATCAGAC TCTCTACGTTACAAACCTTCCCTCTTCAAAAATCCAGAAAGACGATCTTCGAACCGCTTTGTACTTGCTCTTCTCGACATATGGAGCCGTGCTGGATGTTGTCGCACTCAAGACCATGAAGATGCGTGGCCAGGCCCATGTTACGTTCCGAGACGTGCAATCTGCTACGCAAGCTATGAGGTCTCTTGAGGGACAATCGTTCCTCGGGCGCGACTTG AAAATACAATATGCCAAGTCAAAGTCCAATTTTGTGGCCAAGCTTGACGGCACATTCAAGATTCCTTCCATGAACGCAGGCGCCACCAATGTCGAACAGACCGAGCTGCAACAGAGCATCTTCAACGCGCCCCCTCCCGGAACAGCACATGCACCTGGCTCCAGTCTTCCCCCGAAACCTACTGCGAACAATGACCAGGTTATGGAAGATGCCGGCACACCAGGCGATCGGGGACAGAAGCGAACTCGCGACGAAGAGGATAGTGACTCGGATGTCGCAATGGAGGAggatagtgatgatgattgA
- a CDS encoding hypothetical protein (TransMembrane:12 (i103-122o128-144i151-169o181-203i210-230o236-256i323-344o381-403i424-441o453-475i495-517o537-557i)) → MAPHDVERGSISKMKEESLAPGSSFSMREPEYTDILPPSYWGRFVDGFRRDQRSSLFTNDPLGQQEGSGRVHDGAHYYDLQSAMLETANSGLARELKGRHLQMIAIGGSIGTGLFVASGRALADGGPASILLAFTIVGAMLFCTCQALGELAVIFPIAGSFSSWATRFIDPSWGFAMGWNYAMQWLIVLPLEIIAASLTLSYWDENLTRAIFVSAFLILIIIINMFGVKGYGEAEFIFSIIKVIAVIGFILLGIVLNCGGTPDSGYIGGRFWHEPGAFNNGFKGMCNVFVTAAFSFAGTELIGLAAAETANPRKSLPTALKQVFWRITLFYIVALTLVGLLVPYNDPRLTTGTSDADAAASPFVIAIEEAGIQVLPSVMNAVILCAVLSVGNSAVFGSSRTLAALANLRQAPKIFGYVDRKGRPLVAIAIASAFGLIAFLADLPQQGAVLDWLMSISGLSTIITWGSICVCHIRFRRAWAARGRSVSELPFQSQVGVVGSWIGITLNILVIIAQFWVGAFPIGWQNLTSSEVAQNFFHKWVGAPCVLAFYMFHKLYFRTTFVRTRDMDVDTGRRDFNVPILVAQEKEERASWPRWKRYYKFMC, encoded by the exons ATGGCTCCTCACGATGTCGAGCGAGGCAGCATTAGCAAGATGAAGGAGGAGTCTCTTGCTCCGGGGAGTTCCTTCAGCATGCGCGAGCCCGAATACACCGACATTCTTCCACCGTCGTACTGGGGCCGATTCGTTGATGGCTTCAGACGCGATCAGCGGTCGAGCTTGTTCACCAATGACCCGCTTGGACAGCAGGAGGGATCGGGCAGAGTGCACGATGGAGCGCATTACTATGATCTCCAGAGCGCAATGTTAGAGACGGCCAATTCGGGTCTGGCGAGAGAATTGAAGGGGCGCCATTTACAGATGATTGCAATTGGAGGTTCCATAG GGACTGGCCTATTTGTCGCATCAGGAAGAGCTCTAGCGGATGGAGGTCCAGCATCGATACTACTGGCTTTCACTATTGTGGGAGCCATGCTCTTTTGTACATGCCAGGCGTTAGGCGAACTGGCAGTCATTTTCCCGATCGCGGGATCCTTTTCATCTTGGGCAACTCGATTTATTGACCCTTCATGGGGTTTCGCAATGGGGTGGAA CTACGCAATGCAATGGTTGATTGTGTTACCACTTGAGATCATTGCCGCATCTCTGACTCTCTCATACTGGGACGAAAATCTTACTCGCGCCATCTTCGTCTCAGCGTTTCTCATacttatcatcatcattaacATGTTTGGAGTAAAAGGCTACGGTGAAGCCGAGTTTATCTTCTCTATAATAAAGGTTATTGCCGTCATTGGATTCAT CCTTCTTGGTATTGTTCTCAACTGTGGCGGGACGCCAGACAGCGGTTATATCGGCGGCCGTTTCTGGCACGAGCCCGGTGCTTTCAATAACGGTTTCAAAGGAATGTGCAACGTCTTTGTCACAGCCGCATTCTCCTTCGCTGGCACTGAGCTTATTGGTCTCGCTGCCGCTGAAACTGCTAATCCACGAAAGTCATTACCGACTGCTTTGAAACAAGTGTTCTGGCGGATCACTCTTTTCTATATCGTTGCCCTTACGTTGGTAGGGCTGCTTGTTCCATACAATGACCCCCGACTTACCACAGGTACTAGTGACGCAGATGCAGCTGCGTCACCTTTTGTCATTGCCATTGAAGAAGCGGGTATTCAGGTTCTACCTTCGGTCATGAACGCAGTCATTCTTTGCGCCGTTCTCTCTGTTGGAAACTCGGCTGTATTTGGTTCTTCACGTACCCTCGCCGCACTTGCAAATCTTCGACAAGCTCCAAAGATCTTTGGATACGTAGATCGCAAAGGTCGTCCACTTGTCGCCATTGCTATTGCGAGTGCTTTTGGCCTCATCGCCTTCCTTGCCGACCTTCCCCAGCAAGGGGCTGTGCTCGACTGGCTCATGTCTATATCAGGCCTCTCAACTATCATTACCTGGGGTTCTATCTGCGTCTGCCATATTCGTTTCCGCCGTGCCTGGGCCGCTCGTGGCCGCTCTGTCTCGGAACTACCCTTTCAGTCTCAAGTTGGCGTCGTGGGTTCATGGATCGGCATCACACTCAACATCCTTGTCATTATCGCCCAGTTCTGGGTCGGGGCATTCCCTATCGGCTGGCAGAACTTGACGAGCTCTGAAGTAGCCCAGAACTTCTTCCACAAATGGGTTGGCGCGCCTTGCGTTCTGGCCTTTTACATGTTTCACAAGCTGTATTTCCGCACCACGTTTGTAAGGACCCGAGATATGGATGTCGACACTGGTCGCCGAGATTTCAACGTTCCTATCCTTGTAGctcaagagaaggaagagcgTGCAAGTTGGCCGCGGTGGAAGAGATACTACAAATTTATGTGCTAA